The nucleotide window ATAAAGACAACGTTGAACCCAACAAAAGCTTCCCAGACGAAGTGGGCATTGCCTCCCTGAACAATCTTCGCCAGAATTTCCGATTCGGAGGACGGTGGACTGTTGACGGTTAACCTGAGAAGGTCTCCTGCCGAAGCCAGCTTGCGTCCCCGGATGGTTTTCCCGAATCATTCCGGTCGTGATTGTGCTCTTATTTGTTTATTAGCACTTGCCGACCACCAACCACGTACCACCAACGACGGTTCTCAGCACGTTCAAACCGATATTCTCCTGTGTTCTTCGAACATACAGAGGTCCTCTACGTACAGGATTCCTCTCTCTGCGGCAGCCTCGGCCGCCTTCTCGCTTCTTATTCCCTTCTGGAGCCAAATGGCCTTGGCTCCAAGTTGTATCGCCTTCAAAGCAATGATTTCTGCCTCTTCTGAAGGTCTGAAGATATCCACGACTTGGAGTTCAACCCCGTCTGACACGACTGCTTCGAGGTCTGGGTATACTTTGAGTCCGCTGTACTCTTCCATACTTGGATTTACGGGAACGATGCGATAGCCTTTTTCGATAAGATAAGTCGGAACGTAGTTGGCGGCCTTTTCT belongs to Mesotoga infera and includes:
- a CDS encoding CoA-binding protein — translated: MNYTENAKKILESFNRVIVVGFSKNAEKAANYVPTYLIEKGYRIVPVNPSMEEYSGLKVYPDLEAVVSDGVELQVVDIFRPSEEAEIIALKAIQLGAKAIWLQKGIRSEKAAEAAAERGILYVEDLCMFEEHRRISV